From the genome of Deltaproteobacteria bacterium:
TTGAAATGATGCCGAATGGCGGACTTGTGGTTATCACGGTCCCGGAGAATCCCTACCGCTGCCCACCGGGCCCATACGAGCGCGCGAGTCTGATTGCGCACTACGTGAAGCAGCATAAGCCTCGCGCAAAAGTCCTCATACTCGACGCCAAAGACAACTTTACCAAGAAAGAGCTGTTCATTGCGGCGTGGAAAGAACTCTATAGTGGAACACTCGAATGGATTGCCGGGTCTCAAGGTGGGCGTTTGCAACGGATCGATATACAGAAAGGCATCGTGCGCACGGATTTTGACGAATACAAACCGGCCGTGGCGAACATCATACCACCACAGCGAGCCGCGACGATCGCCCGGCAGGTCGGCCTTGACGAGGGGAAAGGCTGGTGTCGTGTGCGTGCCTCCACCTTTGAGTCGGCGGTCCATCGCGATGTTCACATAATCGGTGATGCCGCCATCACCAACCCCATACCGAAGTCAGCGTTCGGCGCCAATGTGGAGGCAAAAGCCTGCGCCGCCGCCATTGTGTCTCTTTTACGTGCGGAGCCAGTCCCCGAGCCCGTGCTTATGAACACCTGTTACAGCCTTGTCGCCCCCAACTACGGGATCTCTATCACTGGCGCTTATCGTGTCGAGAACGATGCGCTGGTAACGATTACCGGCAGTGACGGCACGAGTCCACTCGACGCACCGGCGGAAGTACGTGCGCGCGAGGCTGACTATGCACACTCCTGGTACACCAACATCACCGCAGACACGTTTTCTTGAGCGTCAGTGCCCAGGGTAGAGAGTGCTACGAATTCCGCGTATGGATCGCCATCACCAACAGTGCTTGCGGTCGTTTGTCGCTCTACTCGTACTGTTGACCTCTGTGTCCGTAGAGGCGAACGACAAGCGCTCAAGCAAATCAGGCCAACAGCGGTACCACATTGTCGATCATGCGATCCCGCAGCCCCTCAGCAGCACACCGGGTGACGCAAAGCGTGGCAAAGCCGTTCTTGAAGATCAAGAGCGTGGGAATTGTCTGGTATGTCACATGACCCCGCGTGGAGACCGCCACATGCAGGGCACGGTCGGACCACCACTCGACGGTGTAGCGAATCGCGTATCTCTCGCCACACTACGATTACGGATCGTCGATTCCCAAGCGTTTGCTCCCATGTCGGTCATGCCATCATATCATCGCACGCACGACTTGCACCGTGTTGACGGGCGTTATGTCAACCAGACGATCCTTACGCAGCAGGAGGTGGAAGATATTCTCGCGTATCTGGTGACCATGACAGAGACCCCGGCCGAGGTGCCGTCTCCATTATCATCACCGACAACAGCTTCTCAGACATCACCCCGCGGCAACCCGCCACGCTCTGGTTTCACGTACTTGTCGCCGGAAAGCCAACAGCTCCAAGACGACGAATTTGCCAACCCAGGGATGCTATGGGTCGAGCGCGGGCGAGAACTGTGGAATACGGCTGACGGTACGACTGGTGTCGCGTGCGCGACATGTCACGCGAATGCAGCCACGAGCATGAAAGGAGTACGGCCACGTTACCCACGCTATAGCAAGCAACGACGGAAGCTCGTCAACCTAGAGCAGCAGATCAATTGGTGCCGGGTCACACGGATACAGGCGCCAGCCTTCGAGTACGAATCGGAGCCCTTGCTGGCGCTCGCGACCTTCATTAGCTTTCAGTCCCGCCACCTGCCAATGCAGGTAGCCGTTGATGGCCCGGCGCGACGGTTCTTTGCTGCAGGACGGACCTCGTTCGCGCGGCGTCGCGGGCAACT
Proteins encoded in this window:
- a CDS encoding cytochrome C codes for the protein MITRRSFLQLATGALAPSLLSSRSQAQAKARVVVVGGGFGGATCAKYLRLGDASLNVILIAPQKQFISCPFSNAVIAGLQPLTSVTHTYDTLRRRYGIRVVYATATALDPVKHHITLSDGKTLSYDRAVLAPGIELQWGAVDGYTVGASTIFPHAWEAGPQTELLRRQLEMMPNGGLVVITVPENPYRCPPGPYERASLIAHYVKQHKPRAKVLILDAKDNFTKKELFIAAWKELYSGTLEWIAGSQGGRLQRIDIQKGIVRTDFDEYKPAVANIIPPQRAATIARQVGLDEGKGWCRVRASTFESAVHRDVHIIGDAAITNPIPKSAFGANVEAKACAAAIVSLLRAEPVPEPVLMNTCYSLVAPNYGISITGAYRVENDALVTITGSDGTSPLDAPAEVRAREADYAHSWYTNITADTFS
- the soxA gene encoding sulfur oxidation c-type cytochrome SoxA → MDRHHQQCLRSFVALLVLLTSVSVEANDKRSSKSGQQRYHIVDHAIPQPLSSTPGDAKRGKAVLEDQERGNCLVCHMTPRGDRHMQGTVGPPLDGVANRVSLATLRLRIVDSQAFAPMSVMPSYHRTHDLHRVDGRYVNQTILTQQEVEDILAYLVTMTETPAEVPSPLSSPTTASQTSPRGNPPRSGFTYLSPESQQLQDDEFANPGMLWVERGRELWNTADGTTGVACATCHANAATSMKGVRPRYPRYSKQRRKLVNLEQQINWCRVTRIQAPAFEYESEPLLALATFISFQSRHLPMQVAVDGPARRFFAAGRTSFARRRGQLNLACGHCHDHNSGKRLRGEIISQGQTNGFPIYRQLWQTLGSSHRMFAWCNTAIRAKPFALGSDEYVNLELYMAWRARGLPVESPAIRR